A window from Chryseobacterium vaccae encodes these proteins:
- the lpxD gene encoding UDP-3-O-(3-hydroxymyristoyl)glucosamine N-acyltransferase gives MEFTASQIASFIDGKIIGDESAVITGVSPIENGESGHLSFIAQDRFSHFLDTSKCSVIIVSEKLLANNTYNPTLIVVKDAYLSFQILMNLYQEMQGRKEGIENGSSIHNTAVIGDKAYIGAFTYVSEKAKIGEGSQIYPHVYIGKGVKIGKNCKIDSGARIYDYCIIGDNCVIHSNTVIGGDGFGFQPTPEGFKKIPQLGNVIIEDDVEIGSNCSIDRATIGSTIIGKGTKIDNLIQIAHNVKIGQNNVIAAQAGIAGSTTIGDWNQIGGQVGVVGHIKIGNQVKIQAQSGVNSSVNDKETLYGSPAISYNDYLRNYVHFRNFTEIVKRINNLENTSKDNTNE, from the coding sequence ATGGAATTTACAGCTTCGCAAATTGCAAGTTTTATCGACGGAAAAATAATAGGCGACGAAAGTGCGGTTATTACAGGGGTTTCACCAATTGAAAATGGAGAATCGGGACATCTTTCTTTTATAGCACAAGATCGATTTTCTCATTTTTTAGATACCTCAAAATGCTCTGTTATTATTGTTTCGGAAAAGCTTCTGGCTAATAATACTTATAATCCTACCCTCATTGTGGTAAAGGATGCCTATCTCTCTTTTCAGATCTTAATGAATCTGTATCAGGAAATGCAGGGAAGAAAAGAAGGAATTGAAAACGGTTCTTCCATCCACAATACTGCAGTGATTGGTGACAAAGCCTATATTGGAGCATTTACTTATGTTTCTGAAAAAGCAAAAATCGGTGAAGGATCTCAGATCTATCCGCATGTATATATTGGTAAAGGAGTAAAAATTGGTAAAAACTGTAAAATAGACAGTGGTGCCAGGATTTATGACTACTGTATCATTGGGGATAACTGTGTAATTCATTCCAACACGGTAATCGGGGGTGATGGATTTGGTTTCCAGCCTACACCGGAAGGATTCAAAAAAATTCCTCAACTAGGTAATGTAATTATTGAAGACGATGTGGAAATTGGTTCAAACTGTAGTATAGACAGAGCTACTATCGGTTCTACCATTATCGGAAAAGGAACAAAAATTGACAATCTTATCCAGATTGCCCATAATGTGAAAATAGGGCAGAACAACGTGATTGCAGCTCAGGCTGGTATTGCAGGATCCACCACTATTGGAGACTGGAACCAGATTGGCGGACAGGTTGGTGTTGTAGGCCATATCAAAATAGGAAATCAGGTTAAAATTCAGGCCCAGAGTGGTGTGAATTCAAGCGTTAATGATAAAGAAACTTTGTACGGATCCCCTGCGATCAGCTATAATGACTATCTTAGAAACTATGTTCATTTCAGAAATTTCACTGAAATTGTAAAGAGAATAAATAATCTTGAGAATACCTCAAAAGATAATACTAATGAGTGA
- a CDS encoding HD domain-containing protein gives MQNKLKIINDPVHGFIKIPYEILFDVIEHPYFQRLRRIGQTGLLNLIFPGATHTRFHHALGAMHLMFTALETLKQKGVEISDEEEKGAMLAILMHDIGHGPFSHALESMLMDDWHHEKLSLLLMNKLNDEFNGQLSVAIEMFQGKYHRKFFNQLISSQLDVDRLDYLKRDSFFTGVSEGNINTQRIISMMNVCKEGELVIDAKGVYSIENFLTARMFMYWQVYYHKTSALAEFLLVKILERAKYLVSQGVDLPAGENLKYFLYRAKSAATDEDIYRFTQLDDNDVIQAMKLWQGADDFILSYWCKCVTQRNLPKTVISSHPFEAEFIEEKIKKTNEFFGIDNGKELVHEIKRKLLPYDTEKQPIYLLQKDGMKIRLEESQDQLLSGLMVNKTKRYILTFPRDLSRIIS, from the coding sequence ATGCAGAACAAGCTTAAAATCATCAATGATCCGGTTCACGGCTTCATTAAAATTCCTTACGAAATCTTATTTGACGTTATTGAACATCCCTATTTTCAGAGACTCAGAAGAATCGGGCAGACCGGACTGTTGAATCTGATCTTTCCGGGAGCCACCCATACAAGATTTCATCATGCTTTAGGAGCTATGCATCTGATGTTTACAGCCTTGGAAACTCTGAAACAAAAAGGAGTGGAGATCTCTGATGAGGAAGAAAAAGGGGCGATGCTGGCTATTTTGATGCACGATATCGGTCATGGTCCGTTTTCTCATGCTTTGGAAAGTATGCTGATGGATGACTGGCATCATGAGAAACTGTCACTGTTGCTGATGAATAAACTAAATGATGAATTTAACGGGCAGTTGTCAGTAGCCATTGAAATGTTTCAGGGAAAATATCACAGAAAGTTTTTCAATCAGCTGATCTCATCCCAGCTGGATGTAGACAGACTGGATTATCTGAAAAGGGACAGCTTTTTTACAGGAGTTTCAGAAGGGAATATTAATACCCAGAGAATTATTTCGATGATGAATGTCTGTAAGGAAGGGGAATTGGTAATTGATGCAAAAGGTGTTTATTCCATTGAAAATTTTCTTACCGCAAGAATGTTTATGTACTGGCAGGTGTACTATCATAAAACATCGGCTTTAGCTGAATTTCTTTTAGTAAAGATCCTGGAGCGGGCAAAATATCTTGTTTCACAGGGGGTTGATCTTCCGGCGGGTGAAAATCTGAAGTATTTCCTATACCGCGCAAAAAGCGCAGCGACTGATGAAGATATTTACAGATTTACCCAACTTGATGATAACGATGTGATTCAGGCCATGAAACTGTGGCAGGGTGCCGACGATTTTATTCTTTCCTACTGGTGTAAATGTGTAACCCAGAGAAACCTTCCGAAAACCGTTATTTCATCTCACCCGTTTGAAGCGGAATTTATTGAAGAAAAAATAAAAAAAACTAATGAATTTTTCGGAATTGATAATGGAAAAGAGCTTGTGCATGAAATTAAACGAAAACTATTGCCTTATGATACCGAAAAACAGCCCATTTATCTACTGCAGAAAGACGGAATGAAAATACGGTTAGAAGAATCCCAGGACCAGCTTTTATCAGGGTTGATGGTAAACAAGACTAAACGGTATATTTTGACCTTTCCAAGAGATCTCTCCCGGATAATTTCATAA
- a CDS encoding S41 family peptidase: MRKRSLFVLIFTVHFFSAQMLSETEKLESLCRVWGFLKYYHPHVAKGNLDWDQQLLKKIDELETVQDKAQLNSLYFHWINSLGKIEECKQCSKTDKSKTYFLKNFDLSWVQNPVIFNEQVSRQLLYIEANRNTGNNYYIGRSGRKGFFRNEVSYGSKYTSKYISLLELFRYWNFVEYFFPYKYETDQDWNDVLKEMIPKFTHVNNDEDYHLVLAELVAKVDDSHAFLFSPLITKNLYGRKKLPVEYQYAEGKLVITKINKNSFNEETPLQTGDVIYSINGLTIPQTVNKLGKYIPASNSWGKILKMRSYFLLTNEDSLTVNLERNGQNIALTAKTYLLNAITREKPSPQEKWKFLDSDKKTGYVHMGIIEKSDLDDMYKELQSASSIIFDLRNYPKQTIIPLSRMILPKRTPYYRFNFPETYYPGKFYTAVNSIGKKNSDYYKGNVVVLVDENTQSQAETTAMMFKQHPRVKVIGSNTSGANGDITMFKIAGLDTCFSGLGAYYPDGRETQRIGIVPEIIVKPTVKGIQEGRDEVLERALEYIKTGR; this comes from the coding sequence ATGAGAAAACGTTCGCTTTTCGTCCTGATTTTCACTGTACATTTTTTTTCTGCCCAGATGTTATCTGAAACCGAAAAGCTGGAATCGCTATGCCGGGTCTGGGGGTTTTTAAAATATTACCATCCCCATGTTGCGAAAGGCAATCTTGATTGGGATCAGCAGCTGCTTAAAAAAATAGATGAATTGGAAACGGTTCAGGATAAAGCCCAGTTAAATAGCCTGTACTTTCATTGGATTAACAGCCTTGGAAAAATTGAAGAATGTAAACAATGTTCAAAAACGGATAAAAGCAAGACTTATTTCCTTAAAAATTTTGATCTAAGCTGGGTTCAAAATCCTGTTATTTTTAATGAACAAGTAAGCCGGCAGCTTCTTTATATTGAAGCCAACCGAAATACCGGCAACAATTATTACATAGGAAGGTCCGGCAGAAAAGGATTTTTCAGAAATGAAGTTTCTTACGGATCAAAATATACCTCGAAATATATCAGTCTTCTGGAACTTTTCAGATACTGGAATTTTGTAGAATATTTCTTTCCTTATAAATATGAAACGGATCAGGACTGGAATGATGTTTTAAAGGAAATGATTCCAAAATTCACCCATGTAAATAATGATGAAGATTATCACCTGGTCCTTGCCGAACTGGTTGCAAAAGTAGATGACTCCCATGCTTTTTTATTTTCACCATTGATCACTAAAAACCTTTACGGAAGAAAAAAGCTCCCTGTGGAATACCAATACGCAGAAGGAAAACTGGTGATTACAAAAATTAATAAAAATTCTTTTAACGAAGAAACTCCGCTGCAAACCGGAGATGTCATTTATAGTATCAATGGACTGACGATTCCGCAAACAGTCAACAAACTCGGGAAATATATTCCCGCTTCCAATTCCTGGGGGAAGATTTTGAAAATGAGAAGTTATTTTCTTTTAACCAACGAAGACTCCCTTACTGTCAATCTTGAAAGAAACGGACAAAATATAGCTCTAACAGCAAAAACATATCTTCTTAATGCTATCACCAGAGAAAAACCTTCCCCTCAGGAAAAGTGGAAATTTTTGGACTCAGATAAAAAAACAGGGTACGTTCATATGGGAATCATTGAAAAAAGCGACCTTGATGATATGTATAAAGAGCTGCAATCTGCCTCTTCTATTATTTTTGACCTCAGAAATTATCCGAAACAGACCATCATTCCTCTCAGCCGGATGATCCTTCCGAAAAGAACACCTTATTACCGGTTCAATTTTCCGGAAACTTATTATCCCGGAAAGTTTTATACTGCAGTCAACAGCATCGGTAAAAAAAATTCTGATTATTATAAAGGAAATGTTGTAGTTTTAGTAGATGAAAATACCCAGAGCCAGGCAGAGACCACCGCAATGATGTTTAAGCAGCATCCGAGGGTAAAGGTGATAGGAAGCAATACGTCGGGAGCCAACGGTGATATTACCATGTTTAAAATTGCCGGGCTGGACACGTGTTTTTCAGGACTGGGAGCTTATTATCCAGACGGAAGAGAAACACAGAGAATAGGCATCGTTCCTGAAATTATTGTAAAGCCTACGGTAAAAGGTATTCAGGAAGGAAGAGATGAAGTTCTGGAAAGGGCTCTGGAATACATAAAGACCGGACGTTAG
- the porX gene encoding T9SS response regulator signal transducer PorX — MSEKILWIDDEIDLLKPHIVFLEKKGYQVTPVNNVNEALELMDSEKFALTLIDENMPGISGLEAIPMIKEKDNALKIVMVTKSEEEHIMEEAIGSQIADYILKPVNPNQILLSLKKNLQQENLVEQKTILQYQQEFRNLSMELSYLRTYQEWAEYYKKILSWEIKFDKVTDNEFADLLQSQKEEANIQFAKFIENNYTDWLTDSDKPIMSHTLFKEKVKPEVEKEKVLLLMVDNLRYDQWKVIEPLFTKYYNKVSEDYYYSILPTATQYARNSFFAGLMPSEIEKRFPDKWFNDNEEGNKNEFERDFLEDQMKRIGLGSKSMKYLKVLNADFERKIYDDFNQHKNNDLLVIVYNFIDILSHAKTDNHIVDQLIRDDKTFRSLTYNWFENSSLLKIVKLAAENGYKLVITTDHGTVYVKKPSKVVGDRETSTNIRYKTGKSLTYDDSDVWAITNPEKLFLPKGNLSSKYIFAKNNIFLAYPKNYNHFVNYYKETYQHGGISLEECIIPISILEPK; from the coding sequence ATGTCGGAAAAGATATTATGGATAGATGATGAAATAGATTTACTAAAGCCCCATATCGTATTTTTAGAAAAAAAAGGTTATCAGGTAACGCCTGTTAACAATGTTAATGAGGCTCTGGAACTTATGGATTCAGAAAAATTTGCATTAACATTAATTGATGAAAATATGCCCGGAATTTCCGGACTGGAGGCTATTCCTATGATCAAAGAGAAAGATAATGCTCTGAAGATCGTTATGGTAACCAAAAGTGAAGAGGAACATATTATGGAAGAGGCTATCGGGTCGCAGATTGCAGATTATATTCTAAAGCCTGTAAACCCAAACCAGATTCTATTATCATTAAAAAAGAATCTTCAGCAGGAAAATCTGGTGGAGCAAAAAACAATTTTACAGTACCAGCAGGAGTTCAGAAACCTGTCTATGGAACTTTCTTACCTGAGAACCTATCAGGAATGGGCAGAATATTATAAAAAGATATTAAGCTGGGAGATTAAGTTTGATAAGGTAACAGACAATGAATTTGCCGATCTTTTACAGTCTCAGAAAGAGGAGGCTAACATTCAGTTTGCTAAATTCATTGAAAACAATTACACAGACTGGCTTACTGATTCTGACAAACCCATTATGAGCCACACACTTTTCAAAGAAAAAGTAAAGCCTGAAGTAGAGAAAGAAAAAGTTCTTCTGTTAATGGTGGATAATCTCCGTTATGATCAGTGGAAGGTTATTGAACCTCTGTTTACAAAATATTACAATAAAGTATCAGAAGATTATTATTACAGTATTCTTCCTACAGCAACACAATATGCAAGAAATTCATTCTTTGCCGGGCTGATGCCTTCTGAAATTGAAAAACGTTTTCCGGACAAATGGTTCAATGATAATGAAGAAGGAAATAAAAACGAATTTGAACGTGATTTCTTAGAAGATCAGATGAAACGAATTGGACTGGGCTCTAAGTCTATGAAATATCTTAAAGTCCTGAATGCGGATTTTGAAAGAAAGATCTACGATGATTTTAATCAACATAAAAACAACGACCTTCTGGTGATTGTTTACAATTTCATTGATATTCTTTCTCATGCCAAAACAGATAACCATATTGTAGACCAACTGATCCGTGATGATAAAACATTCAGATCTCTTACCTATAACTGGTTTGAAAATTCTTCTTTGCTGAAGATCGTTAAATTAGCTGCAGAAAACGGGTATAAACTAGTGATCACTACTGACCACGGAACTGTTTACGTTAAAAAGCCAAGCAAAGTTGTAGGCGACCGTGAGACTTCTACCAATATCCGTTACAAAACAGGGAAAAGCTTAACGTATGATGACAGCGATGTATGGGCTATCACCAATCCGGAAAAGCTATTCCTTCCTAAAGGAAATTTAAGCTCGAAGTATATTTTTGCCAAAAACAATATTTTCCTGGCTTATCCTAAGAATTATAATCACTTTGTGAATTATTATAAAGAGACCTACCAACATGGCGGAATATCACTGGAAGAGTGTATTATTCCGATCAGTATTTTAGAACCCAAATAG